The genomic segment CTGGGTGGCGGCGGCCGTTGTGCTGGTGATGTATGCACATTTCATGCGGCAAGAAGATGCGGCTTCACGGCGAAAAATGCTGGTGGCACTGGTGTTGATGCTTGAGGCGCAGGTCTTTTTTGTCCTTTATCAACAAATGCCGACTTCGCTGAATCTTTTTGCGGTTAACAACGTAGTGCCTGTGCTTTTTGGGATATCCATTGACCCACAAAGCTTTCAGGGCCTCAATCCCCTCTGGATTATCCTCATGAGTCCGGTGCTTGCGCATGGGTATGCCCGTCTCTATCATCGCGGTGTGCATTTTGATACGCCGTATAAGTTTGCGCTCGGCATGACACTTTGTGGCACGAGTTTTCTGCTGCTCTATTTCGCCCGCTATTTCCATGATGAGGCGGGCTTCGTGTCATCGTGGTGGCTGGTGGCGAGCTATTTTTTCCAGTGCCTTGGCGAACTGCTGGTATCCGCTCTCGGGGTTGCCATGGTGGCAGAACTGGTGCCGGCAAAAATAACAGGCTTTGTCATGGGGATGTGGTTTCTCTCCCAGGCAGTCTCAGGCTTTATCGGAGCCTCGGTGGCATCACTTACGGCACTGCCGCAATCGCTGAGTCCCGGCGTCGACAGCCTGAACGTGTATACCACGGTCTTTGCTGAAATTGGCCTTGTAACTCTCGCCATCGCGCTGCTGCTCTGGGGCGTGGCACCCGCGCTGAGCCGTTACAGCAGAAATGTATAAATCTGTTTAGGGTCCATATATGCTCTGTACTGGACAAAAAACGCATGATGTATCGGTAACGCAAACGGGCACGCAGACGTTCACGTGAAGGTACGCGCTCACGCGCTCCGTTTAAACGAAAAACAACGGCCAATGGTCAAAACGCCCTCAAGATAATGCAGCTGCTAATTCTACTCAAAGCTGCAAACGCACTGAAAAAATCAAACAACTGCGCTCGCGCGACAATCACGTGAACGTCTGCTTGCCCGTGTGCGTTACCGAAATCTTCGCATCAAGGCGGGATAGATACACCTTGGTGCGATTCTTTTGCATCTTAAAAAATTGTCCAGCACGGAGCATATATGCTGTGTACGGGACATTTTTTCCGCGCCGGGGGATTCACATGTATTTTTGTACCGTGACCAGGCTGAATCTGTTCCATGCGTTGGCTCCGTGCCACATCCCGAATGGGTCCCCGCCTGCGCGGGGAAGACAGTGTGGGGGAGATTTTGGCCTCCGCACACACCCCGAATCCTGTCATTCCCGCGCAGGCAGGGAACCCATCCATGTGCCGGCACGGGGCTAACTCCAGCATGAGCTCCGGGAAGACAACGAAAAAAACCCCTGTGTACTGGGCGATCTTTTAAAGACACTTACAAAGGTGCATCTATCTGGCGTTGATGCGATGATAATGTCCAGCACACAGGCATATATGTCAAAAGACCTTAATACATAAGCTTGTCTTAAGCTCTCCAGGGTATGATGCTCTCATGACGAAACCTGATTTTCAGGTTTTGTAAAAAAGGGTCTCGCATGAGAGAAGCATTTACACTGACAGAGGAAACACGCGCGCTATGGGATGCCTGGCATACACCAGAATCGCCTGAGCCCACGCGTGAGGCGGTACTGTCGATGCTGGAGTACTCCGGGGTCATCGAAGAGGAAGAGACTCGTCTGCGTCTTGAGCAGCTGCGTGCCGCATTGCTTGGCGCCATCGCGCAAGATGTGCGTCCCTACATGAATTTTGGGGTCAGCGAAGAAACTGAAACGCCCTCACCGCAGTGGCTGCGGTGGTTGAAGCTTGGACTCGTGGCACTCGCCGGTATAGTCCTCGCGGTTGCCGAGGGCGCTGAAATTATCATGGATATCGCCGGTGGCCTCGGAATGTCAGCCGGTTTTTCCGGTGGACTTCTGGCTGGCGCGCTGGTACTCGGTATCGGTATGGCGGTGGCCTTCTGCGCCATGGATTTTTATGACATTGCAAACGCGCTTAAGGTTCGTTTTGGGCGGGTGACACACTGGATTGATGCCTATGTTGAACAGACGCGCCAGATAGATATCATCCGTAACCACCTTGGGTTTCCTGACCGCAAATTATTGAACCCCAGGGATTCTCGGGACCGCGAATACAGAGATCGGCTCGCAGCGATGCTCTTAGAGCGCTACGAGAGCATGAGACTGGTGCGCGAGACGTATCTGAATGGCCAGCAGAGCCCCCTTATCAAGAGGGCCAAAATACTGGTAACCGTTGTTGCCTCCACAACCATGTTTGCTGCCGGTTTTGCCATGGGGATGTCACTGATTAGTCTCGCGATGGCGGCCCCTCCCCTGGGGGCATTGATTGGCATCGGCATGTTTTTTGGGTTGCTTGCGGTGGCGATTTATCTTGGGTTTCGCCGTGAGGAAGCGGAGAAAGGCGTTGCCCGGATGTGTGGATTTGACAGCGAAAAAGTGGAAAAAATATGCGAGACTCCCGAGAAGAAACTGCGTGAATTGCATGCACTGCTGGAAACGGCTTCTGAGGATACCGGGCCAAACGTTTCCAGCCAAACGGGTTCACTGATTGTTCAGGCGACAACTCATCTGCTTTACGATAAGTTGTCGCCTGAACAAATAGAAGAGCGCATCAGATTTCTGGAGAAACTGCAGGCACAGCAGCAAGAAACGCCGGCGATACCTGTCTCATCATCCTCTCCCGTCTCTCAGGCAGCCTCTCCCGTTGCTTTCTTCAAGAGTCCATCTCCCTCCCCGCAGGCATCAATCAAGCATATGGCCTCCGTCACAGGCCAAGCTGCGCCTTTACAAATGGTACAGTAACGCGTCTTTTGGCCGCGAGTGAAGCTTCATCCAGCTGCCGTAAAACCCGTTGC from the Legionella geestiana genome contains:
- a CDS encoding oligopeptide:H+ symporter; the protein is MRALFRQQPPAFYMIFMVEMWERFGFYAMQGVLTLYFIRKLGFDDKDAYFTFGAFTALVYGLVAAGGYLGDSILGTRRTMVFGLVTLAGGYLALSLASEHTVFYALGLVCVGNGLFKANPSNLLAKCYEKNDPRLHGGFTLYYMSVNIASTFALLAGPAIATGMGYFYVYFASFVGLLLGIANYFARRQSVAHLDIPLDRKPVSWRIWMMVVTGVVIITFLSAWLLQHILVARNLAWVAAAVVLVMYAHFMRQEDAASRRKMLVALVLMLEAQVFFVLYQQMPTSLNLFAVNNVVPVLFGISIDPQSFQGLNPLWIILMSPVLAHGYARLYHRGVHFDTPYKFALGMTLCGTSFLLLYFARYFHDEAGFVSSWWLVASYFFQCLGELLVSALGVAMVAELVPAKITGFVMGMWFLSQAVSGFIGASVASLTALPQSLSPGVDSLNVYTTVFAEIGLVTLAIALLLWGVAPALSRYSRNV